Within Conger conger chromosome 3, fConCon1.1, whole genome shotgun sequence, the genomic segment GCAGGctaggctacttgggggggggggggggggggcgttaacagggcgttgctgcaaaagagcgtGTGTGCttagtcaacctaccctgtatgaATGTAGGTTAATAATATAACTCTCTATAAAAGAACCACTGGGCgaggaagaaaacaaaatgcacaGAACAGCCGTAAAACCCaacttttctcattttttattatttacagaGAAAAATGTTATTCTTGCTCGACACAAAGACAATGTAGATTCCTGCATTCTTCAGAGCACATATTTGTAACTGACACCCAGAATAACTTTAAGACACATTTACACTGACTTTtacttaattcttttttttaaatcatcaacacgcgcacgcacgcacacgcacacacatgcgcacacactcgtacacatatatacatatacatgtttTGCCCATATCCATATCGAACTGATTTTTTATTCACAGGAATGATTTCACAAGCAACTGTAAAGATACCATGTATAAAAACCCAACATGTGAAACATCCATTAAACACCCGATTCATTaataacagaaagaaaaagagatccAACACACAGGCATTGTACACAGCTATATAGGATTATTGTTCTTGTACACGTTTCCCAGAGGGCATTGCAACTTCTCTCATTCTCATTGGACAATGTGAAACAcctacacaccacacgcacaaacacaggtaCACGAACACAAACAGCACGAGGTCTCACATCTTTGGGAGGGATACAAAGACGTGAGAACTGGCTGAGCAGGCATTCAATAAACAGCTACAACACATTACAGAAGGAACATGACACTTTACAATATATCATTAttaaaagattatttttttcttttcttaaactTTTCAGGAAGAACAAATCCATGGgaaacttttattattattattattattattttttgccagaattgtttttgtgtgtgtgtgtgtgggttttggcGTCTGTCCTTTCTTGAtaactttgatttatttatttttttagttttttttttgtgctgctGGTTGACTGGAAACTTGCGATAGCTGGTTTTACGCCTCTGGTTCGTAGTCCTGGTATTCCTCCTGctaaagaaaaaaggaaaagaaaaagttaCTATGTGCTGCCTACTTTACTTTAAAAAGCAAAGGtcaaatgtctttaatattcttTAATATGTTCATTGCAGTCCATctctgggggcgacatggctcaggcagtaagagcagtcatctggcagtcggagggttgccggttcgatcccccgcccgggctgtgtcgaagtgtccctgagcaagactcctaacccccaaatgctcctgacgagctggtcggtgccttggatggcagccaatcgccgttggtgtgtgagtgtgtgtatgaatgggtaaatgagaagcatcaattgtacagcgctttggataaaggcgctatataaatgccaacgatttaccatttaccatctctaTTCACAGTGTAGCATGAGCTGTGCACCAGGCTTTGCTGTGCTGCCTGTAATATATGTTGCTCGCCACCAGATGGCAGTGGTTCCTCGAGAAACCGACTCGCCAGACACAGAAATCTCGGCGTCTCTCTAACCCTCTCGCTCATTGTTCATCCGCACACTGGAGCGTCACAAAAGGAAACAGAGGGATGGAAGTGAGATGGATGGCAAGCCCCGTTTCTGTGTGATATTTTGATATGGATCGCTCCTCTAGGCCGCGGCGAGATCGCGCGTTCGCGGCCGAACGTGGGGCGGTCTcttctacccacaatgcaccgcgaGACCTTGCATCACTGCCACACCCACGCGGTTAGTGACAGCCCACTGGTGcgtggagaggtggggggagggcgggCAGCCTCACAGGCTGGGGGATGGAGAAcggatgggaggggggggggggtgggggtggtcaggggagagaaagacagcatctccatttcttatttttcatttcctgcCTAACCCTCTCTGCCCTTCCCaggctgtttttcttttgggtGGAAATGTGTATCTTTATTCCGCTTGTTTTTCTCTTATCTGGGTCACCATGCGCAGTTTAATTAAGCATCGCCGCACGCTTCTGTGCTCAGCCTCCGTAAAAATCCCAGTTAGAGTAAAATCCCCTTTCTAGTACCGCTAAGCCACTATCAACCCATTCAACGAAACCCCGGGGAtccaacctctctctccctctttctctctcgctttctctctctccctctttctctctctccgcctctcgCTCTTCATATTATATTGGTAACACGTTTCATGTCAGGCAGGAGCCGTGCTTTTCCCCCAAAACTCCCAATGCTGTGGGCGGAAGTAAAAAGACTGGTCTGTCCTgggagggtgtgggtgagtctgGATCAGGGGCGGGGTGTAgtgtggggagggtgtgtggctGTTTTTTCTGCACTCGAAGGAAAGGTCGCCGAAATCTTACTAATCCAACAGCCTGTGTGCTGTGCCTCAGTATGACTGATTCTCCTGAACCCCACGAGACGGTCTGCTGACACTGAGGGCGAGCCAGGAGTGTTTCTGATGGGGACGACAGCAGGCCCACCAAACCCAGATCAGATAGCAGATTTCTCTCTGAGCCAAAGAGTCAAGCGGACAAAAGGGTATTCAACCTTTCAGATTGCATGTTCAGGAAGAGGATTTCTCTGTGGCTAAAACCGAGATATGGAGTATGGTTTTGTGTATATTGaaaatgcagttatttgtcCTGCTGTTGGCTGGACCTGCTCTCATTGCCTCTGAAAAGGAATAGCAGAAAAGCAGTGCTATAATGGCCTCGCCTCGTTTTAGCGAGTGAGAAAGCCCGACCTGGCTTATATATTCACACTCACCGCAGAGCTGTGAGCACagtgcgtgtgactgtgtgtgtgtgtgtctgttccccCGAGTGTGTGAGCAGCATGTGAGAGCGCCGTGTGTGCCAGCATGCGGGGGCGTGaacgctgtgtgtgagtgggtgtgggtatgtgtgggtgcgtatgcccgagagagaaagaatgtgtttgtgtgtatgtttgcgagtgtgtgtttgtgtcgatgtgtgtgtgtgagagagacagagagattgtgtgatggtgtgtgagtgtgtgagagagacagaaagagattgtgtgtttgtgagtgtgtgagagacagaaagagattgtgtgtttgtgagtgtgtgagagacagaaagagagattgtGTGATGATTGtgagattgtgagtgtgtgattgtgagtgtgtgagagaagtgtgtgattgtgagtgtgtgagagagacagaaagagagattgtGTGATGATTGTGAGAttgtgagtgtgcgagagaaGTGTGTGTACTCTTACCTGGGGGGCTTCCTCATACGTCTCCCcctctggctccagcaggggctCCTCAACAGCCTCCTGTCCCAGCTCCTCTGgctgtggaacacacacacacacacacacacacagtgtaactCTGCTCTTGACACAGACAGTACCGAAGGCGGCGTGTGGAGTGGAGTCACTCATCAAATCAGCCTCTCCTTAACTCCCAGACATCTGTCTGTGCTTGTCCGTATTCCTGTTCCCACTCAGGCCCGTCCTTCATTTTCTTCAGTGTTTTGGAAGGTGCAATAGATTCATTAGGAATGCTATTTCATAAATTCATATCTGTGTACCTTTGTAAATCACTGTGTAAAGCAGGGCTGAGGTAAAACGCTCAGTTCCTTCCGCAGTGTAAGCATAACAGAGCACATATTTTCTGCGTATAATGAAGATCTCCATTGTTTGTGACGGATGCTCTGACAGCTCGTCTTAAAGTGACATGACGTGACAAGGCAGCAGAGCACAAACACTCCCAGCCGGATAACAGTACCTAACTCAATGTGGCTCTGCCATTATCTATAAAGATGCGGACAGAAATAGTGAAACTGCCTCGCCGGAGGTCTGAAGCGGTCTcctcacagagaaacagagcgcGGCGCCGACACCCGAACCCCTGCCACCCGGTCACCGGCGTTCCTTGGGATCCAGGAGCAAAGCCGTGGACCGAGGCCAGCGTTAGCGCGTTTATTTTTAAGCTCTGCTAATCGAGTCAACAAGGTGACCTTGGAGCGGCCCCGTAAATCTCTCCTCCGCAGGACAGGCCCCGCCCTACTTGGGCTGGCCACCTGGAACACGGGTCCACACCCAGCGGGGGGGCGTGTTTAATGCCATCTCATTCgaccacaccctgccccccttcCACAGACAGCGCAGGGAGCTTCTGGGGAGGGCGGAGACTGGGCGGgctggaggagagagtgaggtcCACAGCTGGTGCCGACTCATCTGACACTTTCAGGCATTTCTCTTCACAGGTTCCCCCGTTCACCTGCGGTTTGATTCCGCCCCCTGCTTCTAGTTGTGGGGAGAACCAACAACCCTCCAACACAGTTCTGAGAAAACAGCCAGAGGGCTCGTACAGAATGAACCAAACCAGTCCTTTGGCTGGGATATTACATTTCTTTCATCTCCTGGTTGACATTTAGCAGGCAAAGAAGAGACAGTGAGGTAAATTTATTCTGGAACAGACTGTATTATGTTTTTCGTGAGCTTGCATCTGTATTATGCTAATGTAATGTTCCGAAAAAGGTTCATTCTTTATTATAACcacagcagaaggccaataaaaaacaataaacaaattaaaaatggcaATTAAACCTAGCGGCactatttcaaattaaaatgcaacaaaaatcTATTCTAATTGCTGCACTGAAGGCACAATTCACATCACATCATAATGTTTTGACTTCATGCTATAATAAAAGGTACATTATGTAACATTCTCAAGCATTTGCGATTCGCTTATTATCTCCGTCAATTTCATTGGGAGCGTTTAGGCCTACACACAGCTAACTGCCGATGAATCGGACAAGCAAATTAGGTACTATATTGACTACTGGGGCTTCCAAGCAGgtgtgttatttaagcagttaaTATCCCAGCAAGCTCGCAGTTGGGCAATTCTGAGTGGGCCCCAGTCGGCCATTATTTTTGCTACAAACAACGGCTAGAAGAAAATACCTCAATTTAGTAATTTtcgacttctaacggtcaagagaggaatagcagcaacaaacaccttcaaaccacaacactgattatccctcccccttctctgtaaacatcctgacattgaaatgccattggctgtggcaattacaaccaattttcaaccaatgagcttgaattattgtacagttatacaatgttttggtacagagtgtcgggccatcaactgtatagtttgaaacccaaatttaagcactatgaacacaagcagagggtgagcTTTTTTCAATGgtgggaagggatttacaacggtattgtaagaatgttttagcacaaaaatcttacctattgtacctttaagtatttTAGCCAGGTCCGATTAAGTGAGAGTTtacttctgtttattttttacgcTATTTCACCGCAAATGCGGAAATCAGAGACCATTAAAAACACAGATATTGCGGAGCTAGGCTGGACACTGGACACGGCGAGCGGTCCCTTTACGGAAGTGCGCTGTGACGAGCGTGCTCCCTGGGGCCCGGCTGAAAGCCTGAGGCCTGTACGAAAGAGCAGGACGGGTGTGCGATCGATGGCGCTGAGCGAGGTGGGGGAAGGTCAGGccaggggaggggaggcgggGTGAGGGGCAGCCTGGAGGAGCAGAGGCGACGTGGTGATAACTGACACCTCCCCAGGGAAGGACGGGCCAGGTCGCCTGTCACCTTCCCCTCTGATACAACGGGAAACTCAGGAGACAAGAGCAGGCAGGGAGCCACAGGTCAGAATGTCTTCTGAATCAACCCAATGACCCCGCCCTTTATCCTTTAACTGTTATTGTAATTGGTAAGACGAGTGATACTTTCAATGGTAATAATAACAGTGGTTTTAGCTGCTGTCGTGGTGGTAGTGGTATCAGTAGTTCCATGGTGAGTGTGAGATGGCAGCGTTACCTTCATATCAGCAGGGAAGTCCTCCTTCTTCACCAGGCCTGTGGCAGCAGCGATGTTGCCAGCCCCGGAGaagacagcgccccctagctGTGAGGCTTGCTCCTTTGTCTTTTCAgccactgagagggagagaatgcaTAAGGCACCATGGAGCACAGCTTTTGTGCAAATTGCTTGTTTTAAAACATCATTCTGCCCTTAGATCAAGTATCCAAGCATTCCCGCATTGTTTCACTCTCAGCTAACACGGCtctcaaaagttttttttacagaattgacaaaaaaaggaaaaagaaatcaCCAATATGTGGGTACTGTGACCTTCTGCTGAAATACCTTCCGCTgcttttctaaaaaataattgttcagGCTATGCTGAAATTTTCTTGCAATATAGTTcatgaaagagagaaaaaacactGTCTTTTGTACTGTAGCTGCACAATTTCTCTGTATAGTACAAACATAATGTACTCTACTCTGTAGACGATTCAGAGGCTTTAACTGTAATGAGAAGAATGCTCTTTGTGCTGGTGGTAGATGTGCAGATATTAGTTCTCAAACCAGTAGCAGTAAACAAGAGTTAAACGTTTCTAGGTGAAATCCTGACATAGAAATGTTATGAGATACATTTCACCCTTAATTCTATCGATTCGGCAGCAGGAAAATCAATTGAATCTGGAATTGGAATCGCTGTGTGCACCTCTTTTGGAAGAATTAGCAATTACAAGAGACCAGAATGTGCACTGGCTACTGGGTAATCCAATTTAAATATCGCTTATGTTTCCTCAACATGAAAGCAACGACAATCAAATATAATCAGCCGGTTGTGTGACTCCTCACAGAGGAGTCTGTTAGCGAGGAGCAGGAGCGTAGCGTATAAATAGAAACTACAAACAGAATCCGTCAGGCACTTCTGTCATCTACCCTCCTAATAATAGCTATGGCAGCCTCGCAGGAAAAGGAAAACAGCACTTTCCAAGGAAGCAGTGGTTCTTGAACATTTCTGAATACAGACTCTAGGATACAATTACTGCTTAAACACTGCACTGGACTAGTGTCTGTGAGCACCAGACCGTGCCTAAACTGGCTTTTTCGAAATTGAACTTACCAGTCGCAACACTGTCTTTAGTCACGTTACCTGAaaaaagagagtgagggagagagagatagggggagagggagagcgagagagagataatacTTTAGTCATAATGACACGGTTCGTAATGGAACATCACAGACAACACCATAACAAAATGAAGTCATTTGAAGGGGGATTGACTCATGGTGTTTGGAGCCAAAATGGTTCCTGAAGAGAGCCAGGGTGACAACGCACTGACAGACTGCATGACAGAGAGATCAGGGGGGAGGTCTCTGTCACGCTCAGTTCGCATTTCAGctacaaaaataaactaaactaaatgaaGGGTGGGTGCCTTATAATCCAGAACTGTTCATTCAAAAATAtggttaagggacatgactgggacccagaaggtcgtggtttaagccacaataagatccgcacagctgttgggcccttgaactgtagccctgcattgcaccaggggggaatgtcccctgcttagtctactcaactgaaGTCAActcaagtcgctttggataaaagcagtcAGCTAAAGAAAAAATCATGCATAATAATTCAACTAATCCATTTACTCAATAAGTATTCCAGGAATGTATTCAATAAGTATTCCAGAGAATAAAACCATGTCGGCTTCATCTATAAATCCTGAGAAGTGAATatagaacagaacagacagaaacagtATGCTCTGTCCCAAATGTATGAGTCACGGACCCTCCGCCCACCTAGGGGTGACCCTGTGGGGAGCTCCATCAGATTTATGGGCATTAAAAAGCACGAGGCTCCCCGAGAggtaacccccctcccccctagcACACACGCTGGGATGATATAAACCCTCTCCCCTGGACACTGCCCACGTTCCCCCCCGGTTCACACCTCTCCGGTGGCTTTTCTCTTCATCGCGCTTCTCTTAAATGAGAAACTCTTCCCCAGGGCCTCTGGCATTTTCATCCTTTTTATTGGTACATTGTGTCCTATTATATTCcattctctttctccttcattGTTATTGTGTCTTTTTGCATTCCAACCTTACACTGTGTCTTAATATGTTCAAATCAATTTCATTGCTACATTGGGTCTTATTATAcgctcacagagcactttattacacctacttattcatgcgattatctgatcgcccaattgtgtggcagcagtgcaatgcataggatcatgtagatatgggtcaggagcttcagttaatgttcaactgTCAGAATGGtgacaaaatgtgatctaagtgactttgaccgtggagtcattgttggtggcagacagggtagtctgagtatttcagaaactactgatctcctgggattttcacgctcaCTTAAGTGTATTACAATCCCTTTCATTGTTACATTGTGTCTTATTACAATTCCAATCCCTTTCATTGTTATATTGTGTCTTATTATGTTCCAATCCCTTTTATTGTTACATTGTGTCttattacaattacaatccCTTTCATTGTTACATTGTGTCTTATTATGTTCCAATCCCTGTCCTTGTTACATTGTGTCTTATTATGTTCCAATCCCTGTCCTTGTTACATTGTGTCTTATTATGGTCCAATACATTTCATTGTTATATTGTATCCAGAAGCTCTACCTGTTTCCtaagaaaatgcatttcaccAGGTTGAATTTACACCGACGATGTGGTGAGTTTACACAGCCAAATATTTACTGGCTGTAAAAATGGATTATGGAACACAGTACTTATTAACTCCTTAAAACAATGTGAAAATACAGGCACAAGAAGAATACAACATATATTTTAACTGGTCTGACAAGCTTGTACTATCTGGATGTACATTACACTAATATTAAATTCCAACTATGCCACCCTTACACAGTATGTACATAGAAGGAAGCTTATGAGAGTTAAAGGCATACATACAGAATAGAAATGCTGGACATTGTGATAACAATCACAGGTTTACTGGCCTGGGTTTAAGCAGGGAGTTAATCACCGGATTCAGCTAATCACAGTGTGGATAGATCCAATTTagccctctccccccccaccgctCTGACAGCAGGCTGACCTACTGGCTCTCAGCCTGTCGGGGAgacagctgcctctcccacctcAGCCTCCTGAAACTGCTGAAATACATCCCTGTGAGCTCTCTCTGACAGTACGGCGAAGGAGCTGCAGTTCCGTGTAAAAAACTCAATCTGAGCCGAATGTTTAGATGGACCCGTCTGCCAATGTCTGGTGATGAGCTAAGGTTCTCTGTCACATCTCCATAACCACACCCTTTCTGACTGTTGCCAGGAGACCCTGAGGGAGAGACGTTATTGGCAATAGCATTGTTCCGGGAGGGAGGGTTTAAATCAGCAAGACGTTACTCGCACAATGGAGACGTCACTGGTCCATGCACCTGCAGTTTGACTGCACTAGCTGCACAACTGATGGCCGCAGTAAAGAGGCACAGTGGCAGTTGACTGCAAGCTCTTAAAACATATGGGCCCTCGTCTAGCCTGCTGGATTGGCAAAGTATGTTGCATTGATGGACTTATAGTCGTGATTACGTATTCCAAATTGGGGAATAATGGCATATTTTTGAACAAAGGTTCAGGACAACTGTCAGTTTTGAGGTGAGTTGTCTAGCTTACACGTGTGAAGACCACAGTTGTGGCACACACAGGAGAGTGAGTCATTGTGAACCTCAAAAATAATCAGTAGCATCTCTGATATCGTTGGCACACGGTCGATCCATCCATTGTGTGGGTCTGGCACAGACTCTCATTGTGGCAGTAGATGTAGAGAGGAACCTAATTGCTTGTGGGCTCACGTGATACCTGTGCACACATTTCACAGTAGACTGCCTGGAAGCCTTATGTTGCAGCACAAGGAAAACAGGTGAAATGCAGTAGAAATGGTGTTGCCATTAGGCCACAGAGGACaacttattttttccttttttgagcgaaaacattttttgatggTTTTTTTGATCTGTCCCAGATCAAGCAATCCCAGATCTCATTGCTTCTACTGCTAACActctgtcccccctcccctccacctctGTCTCacgcttcttcttcttcttcttcttcttctaccaAACTTCACTGTTCTTCCTCTCTGTTTATACCGGCAACAACTGAAGCTGTTTCCATGCAATTCCCTGTAAAGCCCTGAGGGTCTCTGGACCAAAATCTGACTGATTAATTGACCGATCAAGTGATTGATTGAAGTTGGTCCGCTTCCTGTCTAAGGACTGCCATTTTGATTTACTGTGGATGTGGACAGAGACACCTCGTCCAGACGGTGTTTGACTCTGGGAGTTTCTGTGATGAGGCTGTGATTAATAGGGGTTCAGCTCGAGCCAAAGCCATTTTTTACAGTCAACATTTGGACGATGGCCCAGATTAAACCCGCTGTACGCGATGCTTGCTAGGCCATGATCTGCCTGTAATAAGAGATCAAATGTAATCATGTTGTAAAACAAGGAGAGAATAGGTGCTCTTCAAGTGCTGGATATCCCCTTAATGCA encodes:
- the sncb gene encoding beta-synuclein isoform X1, which gives rise to MDVFMKGLSKAKEGMAAAAEKTKEGVAVAAEKTKEGVMYVGNVTKDSVATVAEKTKEQASQLGGAVFSGAGNIAAATGLVKKEDFPADMKPEELGQEAVEEPLLEPEGETYEEAPQQEEYQDYEPEA
- the sncb gene encoding beta-synuclein isoform X2 — translated: MDVFMKGLSKAKEGMAAAAEKTKEGVAVAAEKTKEGVMYVGNVTKDSVATVAEKTKEQASQLGGAVFSGAGNIAAATGLVKKEDFPADMKPEELGQEAVEEPLLEPEGETYEEAPQEEYQDYEPEA